A stretch of DNA from Pontiella agarivorans:
ACTGAGCCATCCGGATCTTGGAAAAACGAAGGTGTTTAAATCGGATGCCGTGCGCTGGCTGAGCCGGGCCGGCGAAGCGTTTGATGTTATTCTGGCTGATCCGCCGTATGATCTGCCCGACGCCATGGAAAATACCCTGGCCGGAATCGTTGCGCATTCGGTGTTGAAACCCGATGGCGTACTGGTGTACGAAATGCGGGCGAAGGGCGACCCTGTTGTTTCCACGGACTGGAAGCTGCTGCGGGATAAACGCTATGGCAAAACGCGCGTCCTTATTTTGAAACTGAACTCTGAGGATGCACGATGAACGAAGCTGCTCTTTGCGCGGGAACCTACGACCCCATTACCTACGGGCATCTCGATGTGATCGAACGCGCCGCCCGGATTTTTCCGCGTGTGGTCATTGCCGTGGCGCCGAGCCACGGAAAGAATCCGATTTTTACCGTGGAAGAGCGCATTGAGTTCGTCAAACAGTGTACCGCCCATCTTCCAGGTGTTGAAGTCGAAGTGTTCAAATGCCTGCTGGTTGATTTTGCCCGCAAAAAAAATGTCCGTGTTATGGTGCGCGGTTTGCGGGCATTTTCCGATTTTGAATATGAATTTCAGATGGCACTGATGAACCGGAAACTCGATTCTGAAATCGAGACGATTTTTCTGATGCCGAAACAGGACTATTCCTACGTCAGCTCCAGCAATGTCCGCACCGTGGCATCGCTCGGCGGGGACATCACGCAGTTTGTTCCGTCACCGGTTCAGGAAGCGCTTAAAAAGCGTTTCCTGAAGAAGTAAGTTTACCAGGTATACACTAAAGAGGCGTAGAAGAACCGGCCCGGCTCATTGACGATTGCCGGAGTGGAAGCCGCCCCGCTGATGACATCCCATTCATAGGAATTCGCCTTTGTGTAGGCCCGGTCGAACACATTATCCACACCGGCGTTCAAGGTGTACGATTTGAATCTGAATCCTGCGCGAAGGTTCATGATGTCCCATGCGGAAAGTTCCTGTTCCCCGGCATCGGTATCAATGTTTTCAGCAGCGGCGGAATGGACCCATTCAATGGTTCCGAACAGCCCGGTTGCTTCCTTGTTCCATAGATTATCTTTATCATAATTGAGGGCCAGTTTTCCTTTCAGAGGAGCGACCTGACCGAGATCCTTGTCGGTATTGTTATCGGGGAAGCTGTCTTTGCGGCCTATCTGGCAGGCGAGTCCGCCATCCACAGAAAATCCGTAAATGAGATCAACGCGGGGTTTGGTTTCCGGACTCTGGAAAATCGGTCTCGGAATGTTCGCAGCAGTGGTGGCGGCAACCCTGCTGATGACTATGGGACGCGGCAGCGCCGATGGCGTGCAGCGGCATATGGCCATAGGGCAACAGAACCAGCAGAAAAATATAAAGTCCTGCAAGGGAGGTGCGTGTCAATTGCCTGTATATGCTTATAATCACTATTGGATAGTGGGATTATTCCCCGTACCAATCAATGACAACATCCGGTTTTTCGGCAGAGCCTGAAGTTCCGCACATGGGCGGAGGCCAGGAACAGACCGCCGATGGTATTGATCCAGGCGATCGGCGGTACTCCATCGGTTACGGCGCGCGAACAGCTGCTGCAGGAGGCGCAAGAACTGTGGGTTGCATATTCGATAGCCGTTACGGCAATCATGATGCCGAGTCCGGTGAGACTGAGGGCGGCCGTCCATTTGTCTTTGTGTTTCCGGCAGCCCATAAAAATGGAAATGCTGGTGGTCGGAAGCACCAGCAGGAGCATCCAGAGGTGGAAGTGTTCGTGTGCAAACAGGCTGGCGGCAACAATGGGCAGCACGGCGAGAACGACGGGCATCAGCAGGCAGTGAATACCGCAGAGAACCGCCATACCGATGGCGAGCTGGTCAAGAAAGGTGGATACTTTTGGAGTAGTAGTCATCGTATTCAATCTATGGGAGTTCAGTTTTGGTGTTCAATCGGGAGCAGACGTCGATACACGCCCGATATAATGGAAACAAGAACAAATAAGAAACAACTGGCCATGCAGATGGTCTGGTTGGTGGGCAGGTCAAAATTGAACGAAACCACCATGCCGGTAAACGTTGCCAGCATGGCCAGCGCCGGAGCAATCAGCAGTACATGTGCAATTCGTTTGCTTGCCACCAGCGCCGCGGCGGGGCTGACCACCAGATAGCAGAAAATAAGCAGGGCACCCGCAATCTGCGAAGCGGCGGAAATAACCATGCCGAGCATCAGGAAATAGAGCGATTCCCAGATCCAGGTTTTAATGCCCAGAACCTTCGCGCCTTCCCGGTCCATAAAGCTGTACAGAGTCGGTCTCAGAATACAGATAAACAGAAGAAGTGCGGGGGTCAGAATCCCGAACAGGATCTTCAGTTCCTTGGCGGAGGCCAGAATCAGGTCGCCGTACAGTACCGCATTGATTTCCATCAGACCGGGCCCGCTTTTGGAAACCAGCAGAATGGTCAATGCCGTCGCCGCAATGAAGATGATACCCATCAGCGTATCGCGCGGAATCCGCTGATTTTCAAACGGGATGGCAAACAGACTGACCGCTCCGAGAACCAGCGCAAACGAACCTGCAATCGGCGGAATCCCCAGCAGGAACGAGGCAGCAACACCGCAGGCGGCCACTTCGGAAAGGGTAATGCCGATAAAAACAGCACGTTTCAGAATCACGAATACCCCGAGCAGTGCGCAGACGGCGGAAATCAGCAGTCCGGCGGTCAGCGCCTCGGGAAACTGGCAGTAGAGGCAGGACATGGCATCATGCATCGGCCGCACCTCCGTTGAGTTTGACGATTTCAGCCCGTCCCCGTCCAACCCGGCAGATGGTGTCGGTGAGGGTTCCGGCCAGTTCCAGATCATGATGGACCATGAGTACGGTTTTACCGTCGTTCTGATTCAGCTTCATCAGATGTTCCAGCACATCGTGTTCCGACTGCTCGTCCAGTTCAGAGGTCGGTTCATCCATAATGATAATGTCCGGCTGCCGGACCAGCGCGCGGGCAATGAGCACCTTCTGTTTCATGCCGCCGGAAAGTTCGCGGAACGTTTTCTGCATATGTTCCGCCATACCGAGTTCTTCGAGGGCATGGACCACTGCTTGCTTTTGCCGGGAGGTCAGCGGCCGGAACAGCCGGCGTTCTGCAGAGAGCCCCATCTCCACAATCTGCCGCACAGAGATGGGGTACAACGGGTCAATGACCCGGTGCTGCGGAACATAACCTGCCGGGGTCTGCCGGAACGGCGTGTCAATTTTGCCGCGCCGGATCGGAACAAGGCCGAGCATGGCACGAAGCAAGGAGGTCTTGCCCGATCCGTTGGGGCCGGTGAACGGCAGGAAAATGCCGCGCGGAATCTGAAGATTCACGCTATGCAGCACTTCCTGTCGTCCATAGGCAATACAGACGTCCGAGCAGGTTATGATCGGGTCATTCACTCAGGCTGCTCCGTAAGACGCTTCACGATCAGATCGATCAGCGCAATATAGTCATCCGCCTCCGGATCACTGCCGGTGAAGATAGGCGCCGTCACAACATGTGCACCGGTCTTTCCGGCCACTTTTTCGGCCGCCTTGGTGCTGTACCACGGTTCCTGCAGGATGATTTCAATATCATCGGCTTCCACCGTCTGAATAACGCGGGTCAGGTGCGCCGGGCTCGGCGGAACGCCGGGTTTGGGTTCCAGCTCGATGGCAATGTCGATGCCGAACCGCTCGCAGAAATAGATCCAGCTCTTATGGTAGGTCACAATGGACTTCCCTTTCATCGGTTCAAGTTTCTGCTTCCATCCGGTCATCTTTTCTTCGATTTTATCTGAAAAGGCCGCCGCATTTTTACGGTAGGTATCGGCATTTTCCGGATCGAGCAACGCGAGGCGTCCCGCAATATCGGCGGCCACATGCTTTGCATTCTCCGGATCGGTCAGATAGTGCGGGTTTCCTGCAGCATGGACATCACCCATGGCCCGGGTCAGCATGCCGGCATCCGGGATTTCCAGCTTATGGATGTGTTTCGATGCATCGAGATGACCCAGTTGGCCCGGCCGGATATCCCGGTTGCGGGAGCCGTTGATCACCGGCATTTCCCAGCCGATTTCCAGTTCCATGCCGGTACGGATCCACAGGTCCGCATTGCGGGCCATTATGATGTATTTCGGGCGCGCCTGCAGATGGTGCGGATCCTGATTGCCTGTGGCAATCGATTGCACCTTGATCAGGTCACCGCCGATGGTTTCGGCAATCGATCCCAGGTCGGATGTGGTGGTCACCACGTTCAGCTTGCCGAAACTGATCGCCGAAGCGGTCAGGGCGAGAAAAAGTATGCCTGTTTTTTTTAACATGATGATCTCCTAGAAGCTGTGAGCGCCGTGGGCACCGAGTGAGAAGGTCAGCTGTACAAAAGCTTCCCAGACGTTTTCCGTACCTTCATCGCCGAGATCATAGTCGCCGTTGTTCACCTGGAAACGGATCTGCGAAAATTCCGAAGGCCGGAAATCAACCATGGCCGAAGCCCGCCAGCTGTCGCCGAATTCCTCTTTGGCTTCACCCGGTTCCTGTTCTTCATTGGTTAAACCGACCTGATCCCAGCGCAGACCGGCGCGCCAGCGCGGAAGAAAACCATAGGTGCCCTGAATATAGTAGCCGTCCTGGGCACCGGTAAGTGCGCTGCCGATTGGAGCTCCGGCATCCGTGGAATCTTTCAGGTCCAGATCCTTGTCGCGATAGAAATATTCCGCCTGCACCACCGCATCGCCCTGTCCATAGGCTTTTCCGGAATTGTACTTATAGACGATGTCGCCCCCGAAAAACATGTTGTCGCCATCGTAGGCATATTCATCCGGTAGAGCCCCTTCTTCATGAACTTCCTGATGACTGCCGCTGGCGCCAAAGAGGCCGAACTGCAGTTCGCTGTTGTCGAACTGGAACGGAGCCAGTTTCACCCAGCCGACGCCGAGGCGCGGGCCGTCGTTTTCCGGCAGGTCAACGTTTTCGCCTTCTGCCTGAACATACATATTTTCATTGTCGCCCTGGAAAATCTCCGCACCGAACAGGAGATAGACCGGAGTCGGAGCGAGCCAGCTCACCTGTACCCCTTTGTCGTTCAGGCCGTGAGAGCCCAGCGTCAGCTCATAGATCAGCGGCTGATCGGTGAAGTCCCACTGGTGGGCATGCTGGGCATTAATATAGCCGAAGTTACTGAAAAACTTACCCGCTTTGGCCTGAAGCCCCCACGGCAGCCCGGTGGTTTCTGCCCAGGCTTCTTCGATTTCCGCCCCTTCTTCGGAAACAGCGGCAATGGCCTGTGCCCGGAAGTAATTATCGACTTCGGCATAGAAGCTCAGCTCAAGATGCCGCAGGTTGAATCCGTTTTCATAACCGTGGTCGTGATCGTGTTCATCCTCGCCGTGAGCATGCCCTCCGAATCCGGCGACTTCCTCCTTCATATGGGAAAGGCCTTCTGCGGAGTCTTCATTATAGTAGAACATGTCGATGGTCGCCGAGACGGCCGGATTGAAGGCACGCAGCGCGCCCGTTGAGTCATTAAAAGTGATTCCGGTTGCTTCCGCCGTGTCCTGGGCGGAAGCATTGAAAATAAGTAAAGTTCCCGCCACAACCATGGCGGAAGAGTTGAGATAATTCATGGGTTCTCCGTGTATTAAATTTAGACTGTAAACCTGCCGGGGCAGGGGAATAGCAAAGACTAAACCGTCATACACGGAGGGGCGCGCGCCTGATGCGGCTGCCGGGGTTGCTGATTGGTGAACGTATATTCAATCGCGAAGGACTCTATTAAAACAAAAAGCGGCTTCGGGATCGTGAAAATCGAGGGGAGCTCAACCGGGACGACGACCAGATGGCAGAGTCCGCAGTCATGGTGTTCGTGGGAATCATCCGCCGGAGTTTCCGAATGCGAGCAGCCCGAGCTGCAGGCGGATTCCAGAACATCATGATGGGCATGCAACGGCATATGCAGCCATGGCAGTAAAACCATGAGCAGCAGATAAGTCGTACTTAAAATGAGACGAATGTGGTTCACGGCGCGAAACAAACATGATTGTTTCAGTCAGGTCAAGCCGTTGGAGTACAAAAACGGTCTGGTTTTACGGCTCGTTTTTTCCGTAAAATCCCGGTTGCTTTCCCGAAATGAAGTGTGTAGCTTTCCCGACTTATTCCACGTGAGGAGAGGTGTCTGAGTGGTTTAAAGAGCACGCTTGGAAAGCGTGTGTGCGCTTTACGGTGCACCGGGAGTTCGAATCTCCCCCTCTCCGCCATTTTCCAGACCATCGGCCCGTGCCGACGGTCTTTTTTTTTGTACCTATGATTGAGGCCTGCTGCTGGTTCCGGTACATCTTACCTAACACAACAAGGAGATTCACGATGTCCGTAATGAAGTCGCTGCAAGCAGAAATAAGCCGGCTGGCCCGGAAAGAGATTAAAAAAGAGCTCGAACCGGTGAAGCGGGTCTGTGCAGCTCAGCGCGGGTATATTGCCGATCTGAGGCGTGAGATTGCCGCGTTGGAAAAGGAAGTTTCCCGATTACGCAAAATGACGGGTGCGCCTGAGCCGGTCAAGGTTGAGGAGTCGGAAAAGGGGTTCTGGATTTCCGGAAAAGGCGTGGTTTCGCTCCGTAAGAAACTCGCTTTAACTCAGGCAGAGCTGGCGCAGCTCGCCGGGGTAAGTGCCCAGTCGGTGGTGAAGTGGGAAAAGTATGAGGGCAAAATTCCGCTGCGGAAAAAAGAAACTGCGGTTCGACTGCAGGGGATTCGCGGAATGAGCAAAACCAAAGCCCGGGCTGAGCTGGAAAGGGAATAGCCCGGTTCAGATTGCGGGCGAATTCGTCCGGCGGAGCGCGGTAAACGCATACCGTTAATATGCGCCGCGCATAATTTCTGTACTTTTTGGGTTGCAAGGTGCGCCTTAAAAATACATCTTCTGCGCCTTCGTTCCATGAACGGAGATGCGGCGCAGAAATCAGCATCGGTGCATACCGGACAAATGCTGCCTTTCGGGGCCGGCGAAAGCGGGTGGTTCGACTCCCCCCATCTCGACCAGCGTTCCAAGGATTGGAACTGCGATACCGAAACCCGGGAAGGGACGGTGCGGAACGAAATATGCGAGCGTAGCTCAGTGGTAGAGCCCCACCTTGCCAAGGTGACTGTCGTGAGTTCGAATCTCATCGCTCGCTCCATTTTAAAACCCGGTTCGAAGCTTCGGACCGGGTTTTTTTATGCCCTTAAATCATGATTATAATGATCAATAATAAAATGATTTAAGCAAGATAAAATAATACTTGCATGAACAGCGGGTGAGCGTAACCTATCGGATGCTGATAGGAGATCTGTTCAGCAAAACAGGTTTAAGTTCTTAATCAGCACGGGAGGATTTATGAGCAGTGCCCTCTATTCCAGAGACTGCAAATCCGCAAGCCGATCGGCTTCCGCTTTTCCGGGGCTGGATTTCTCAGTCCTCTATTACATACCGCCTTGGGGAGAATTTATTATGCAGCTTAACCGGCGCATGACGCGCTGAGTCTGCCGTGCCTGCGCCATTTCGGGAGAAGAGAAATGAAAGCACATGACGCACATCCGGCAATCCGTTTATTTGTATTAACTGCGGTTCTTCCACTCGTGTTTATTCCAGTCCTTCAGGCGGTTCCGGACGAACCGATCATCACCAACGGTATAGCTTATTTCGAAGGGAACCAGTCCTGTGGCATGGTCTGGACCGCATCGACAGCCGTTCCATCCATTGTTGTCAGCAACCTGACCGCCGATATCACTCCGTCTAACGGTACGACGGGCATTATACTAGACGACAACAAGGAGTCTGTTGCGTTGTCGATGATGTATCACAGCAACGACTATATTATCCGCACCGAGGGAAATTCAGCCATGGGCATCATGGCGGACAGCGGTGCTCCTCAGGGAACGGATCGGGGAACTGCGTCTGGAGGAAATGATGGAGTCTCAGGCGGCACGGGTGGTAGCGCTGACAAGGTGTCTGCATTCATCATAGGAGCGATTCAAACTGCCGGAACGAATTCTCTCGGAGTTCTGGGCATGAGTACAGGGGGTCGAGGTGGCAAAGGAGGTAATGGAGGTGAGGGGTTCTTGGATGATGGCGCGGGCGGCAACGGCGGCACCGGCGGGAATGGAGGTTCTGTCATCATTACCGGACAGATTGCCGTTGCAACATCAGGGAGCATTTCTCATGGAATCATGGGCCTGAGTCAGGGGGGGGATGGTGGAAGCGGCGGGCATGGATATGAAGACGCTGGAGGTAAAGGCGGAACCGGGGGTGTGGGCGGCATGGTTTCAATTATTGGGGGTGGCCTCATAGAGACCTCAGGTGATGGTGCAAGTGGAATCTACGCACGCAGTGCCGGCGGCCAAGGAGGGAAAGGTGAACAGGGTCATGGGAATGCCGATGGCGGGAATGGCGGATATGGCGGTCATGCGGGTTCCGTGGTAGTTACCAGCACATGGAATATTGCCACATCCGGTGCCGGTTCCAGCGGTATTATGGCTATAAGCTCAGGAGGGGCTGGAGGTCGCGGTGAATCCAATGGAAGTGATGTTGGGTATCACGCTGGTCGCGGCGGAACCGGAGGGAACGCCGGATCTGTTTGGGTAACCGGCAGTGGCACTATTGAAACAAGAGGAACCCACTCAAGCGGTATCAATGCGCTTAGCGCAGGGGGCTCGGGAGGAAGGGGAAGTGCTGGATTTCAATCCGGTGATGGAGGAAGAGGGGGTGCGGGAGGTGCCGGTGGCACGGTCACCGTAAACGGAAGTTGGACCATTGATACAGTTTCATCCGGTTCGCATGGAATATCAGCTGGCAGTTTGGGCGGCGATGGAAATGACGGAGGGAATGGTAAGTCCGATTCGGCAGATGATGGCAATGGGGGTTCTGGAGGTACTGGTGCCAATGCGGGGGATGCAGCGGTTTCAGGAAATACTGAAATAAGAACCCAGGGCGATGGTGCTTTCGGTGTTTTAGTGAAGAGCGTTGGTGGTCGTGGAGGAAATGCCGGAGAAGCATATGAAGACTCTGGCGGCCGAGGCGGAAACGGAGGACAGGGCGGTTCTTCTTTTTTCAGCGGTTCCGGCAGTATCGAAACTGCGGGTAATGGGGCCTATGGTATTTATGCATTGAGTTCCGGCGGACTGGGCGGACGTGGCGGTGAAGGCCATGGGAATGCCCATGGCGGAGATGGAGGCCATGGAGGTAGTGCAGGTAACGTAGTGATGACCAGTAACTGCCATATTGCGACAGCTGGATCTAACTCTACTTGCATACTTGCCGAGAGCATAGGAGGAGCCGGAGGGAGTGGGCATAGCAACGGAAAGGATGTGGGATATCATTCGGGTGATGGAGGGAGCGGGGGTAATGCCGGTTCAATTGATTTAACAGGGTTTGGATATCTGGAAACCGAGGGAACTAATGGTGCCGGTATCCTTGCGAAAAGCAAAGGGGGTGCGGGAGCGAAGGGTGCCGGTGGCTTTCAATCGGGTAATGGCGGAACAGGCGGTTCCGGAGGTGCTGGAGCAGAAGTTCGAATGAACGGGAATTGGAATGTCACAACATGGGCCGTTGCATCACATGGCATTTCCGCAAGCAGTCTGGGAGGCCAGGGGGGTGATGGAGGAGGGAGTGATAAAGATTGGCTGGATGATGGCAAGGGGGCAGATGGCGGCCTTGGAGGCAATAGCGGTAATGTAAGTGTTTCAGGAAAAATTTCCATCGCCACCTCGGGAGAGGGAGCCTATGGGTTGCTTGCATTGAGCGAGGCGGGAAACGGTGGTAATGGAGGGACGACATACGATAATAAAGACGTTGGAGGAAAAGGCCGCGTAGGTGGTGATAGTGGAATGGTCACGATTACGGGGAGCGGACGCGTTGCGACCTCGGGTCACAACTCTAAAGGCCTTATAGCTGTGAGCCGGGCGGGCCGTGGCGGCGACGGGGGGGATGGGAAAGACTGGGCGGACGGTGGCAACGGGGCCGCCGGCGGGGATGCGGATGCTGTTTTAGTTGATGGCAACTGGCTCATCTCAACCCGGGGCACAAATTCGGCAGGAATCAGCGCTAATAGCTTTGGGGGTTCCGGCGGCACGGCGGGAGCGGGGGGATGGGATCTGTTTGCTGATGATGGAGCCGGGGGCGGCTCGGGCGACGGAGCCAACGTCGCAGTTTTTTTCAAGGGTGAGATTGAGACTCAGGGGAAGGATTCACATGGAATCTTCGCGCAAAGCATTGGTGGTTTTGGAGGTAATGCACCTGAGGAACCGGATGAAATTATTCTGATTTCTTTGCCGGCTTTTTCAGGGTCTGGAGGAAGTGCCGGCGGTGGAGGAAATGTTAACATTGAAAACTATGGAAAGATTCTGACCTATGGTACCGGATCCCATGCCCTTTTTGCTCAAAGTATTGGGGGGGGGGGCGGTTCCGGAATCGCGGAGGAGTTCGAGTTTTTTTGGGGTGCAATTACGATTCATCAAGATGCTCCACAGGGAGGCAATGGCGGGAGGATTGCCATATCAAATGGCGGGGTGCTCCAGACGACCAACCATAATTCCCGGGGTATTTTCGCCCAGAGTGTCGGGGGAGGGGGAGGCAATGTTACTGATTCCTTCTCACTGTTTTCCAATCTGGGAGGTACAGGAGGTGCAGGGGGCGATGGTGGAACCGTATCTGTTACCAACTTTGGTCGTATTGCTACAGCTGGAAACAATTCCGAAGCTGTTTTTGCCCAGAGCATAGGCGGAGGCGGCGGTACTGGCGGAGGAAGTGCCGCAGTGGGGTGGTGGGGGAGTTTGGCGATTGGCGGTACAGGTGGAAAAGGCGGGGATGCCTCCACCGTAGATATCCAGAATATTCTGGATGGCGTTATTTCAACGACGGGCGAAGGTTCTTTTGGAATTTTTGCCCAAAGTGTCGGAGGCGGCGGCGGACAAGGCGGATATGCAACATCGGTTTCTGCCGGGAACGGAGGATCTCTGGCGGTAGCTATTGGAGGTCGAGGCGGAGAGGGT
This window harbors:
- the rsmD gene encoding 16S rRNA (guanine(966)-N(2))-methyltransferase RsmD, whose amino-acid sequence is MRITSGLLRNRRFQVPDQEVRPTMEAVREAVFSSLGSVEGLHVLDLFAGSGALGMEAWSRGAESVTFVEQHSRVWKNLQRNLEELSHPDLGKTKVFKSDAVRWLSRAGEAFDVILADPPYDLPDAMENTLAGIVAHSVLKPDGVLVYEMRAKGDPVVSTDWKLLRDKRYGKTRVLILKLNSEDAR
- the coaD gene encoding pantetheine-phosphate adenylyltransferase, whose translation is MNEAALCAGTYDPITYGHLDVIERAARIFPRVVIAVAPSHGKNPIFTVEERIEFVKQCTAHLPGVEVEVFKCLLVDFARKKNVRVMVRGLRAFSDFEYEFQMALMNRKLDSEIETIFLMPKQDYSYVSSSNVRTVASLGGDITQFVPSPVQEALKKRFLKK
- a CDS encoding TonB-dependent receptor domain-containing protein; the encoded protein is MAICRCTPSALPRPIVISRVAATTAANIPRPIFQSPETKPRVDLIYGFSVDGGLACQIGRKDSFPDNNTDKDLGQVAPLKGKLALNYDKDNLWNKEATGLFGTIEWVHSAAAENIDTDAGEQELSAWDIMNLRAGFRFKSYTLNAGVDNVFDRAYTKANSYEWDVISGAASTPAIVNEPGRFFYASLVYTW
- a CDS encoding MerC domain-containing protein, with translation MTTTPKVSTFLDQLAIGMAVLCGIHCLLMPVVLAVLPIVAASLFAHEHFHLWMLLLVLPTTSISIFMGCRKHKDKWTAALSLTGLGIMIAVTAIEYATHSSCASCSSCSRAVTDGVPPIAWINTIGGLFLASAHVRNFRLCRKTGCCH
- a CDS encoding metal ABC transporter permease, with protein sequence MHDAMSCLYCQFPEALTAGLLISAVCALLGVFVILKRAVFIGITLSEVAACGVAASFLLGIPPIAGSFALVLGAVSLFAIPFENQRIPRDTLMGIIFIAATALTILLVSKSGPGLMEINAVLYGDLILASAKELKILFGILTPALLLFICILRPTLYSFMDREGAKVLGIKTWIWESLYFLMLGMVISAASQIAGALLIFCYLVVSPAAALVASKRIAHVLLIAPALAMLATFTGMVVSFNFDLPTNQTICMASCFLFVLVSIISGVYRRLLPIEHQN
- a CDS encoding metal ABC transporter ATP-binding protein, with protein sequence MNDPIITCSDVCIAYGRQEVLHSVNLQIPRGIFLPFTGPNGSGKTSLLRAMLGLVPIRRGKIDTPFRQTPAGYVPQHRVIDPLYPISVRQIVEMGLSAERRLFRPLTSRQKQAVVHALEELGMAEHMQKTFRELSGGMKQKVLIARALVRQPDIIIMDEPTSELDEQSEHDVLEHLMKLNQNDGKTVLMVHHDLELAGTLTDTICRVGRGRAEIVKLNGGAADA
- a CDS encoding metal ABC transporter substrate-binding protein, with translation MLKKTGILFLALTASAISFGKLNVVTTTSDLGSIAETIGGDLIKVQSIATGNQDPHHLQARPKYIIMARNADLWIRTGMELEIGWEMPVINGSRNRDIRPGQLGHLDASKHIHKLEIPDAGMLTRAMGDVHAAGNPHYLTDPENAKHVAADIAGRLALLDPENADTYRKNAAAFSDKIEEKMTGWKQKLEPMKGKSIVTYHKSWIYFCERFGIDIAIELEPKPGVPPSPAHLTRVIQTVEADDIEIILQEPWYSTKAAEKVAGKTGAHVVTAPIFTGSDPEADDYIALIDLIVKRLTEQPE
- a CDS encoding DUF2946 family protein, whose translation is MNHIRLILSTTYLLLMVLLPWLHMPLHAHHDVLESACSSGCSHSETPADDSHEHHDCGLCHLVVVPVELPSIFTIPKPLFVLIESFAIEYTFTNQQPRQPHQARAPPCMTV
- a CDS encoding helix-turn-helix domain-containing protein — its product is MSVMKSLQAEISRLARKEIKKELEPVKRVCAAQRGYIADLRREIAALEKEVSRLRKMTGAPEPVKVEESEKGFWISGKGVVSLRKKLALTQAELAQLAGVSAQSVVKWEKYEGKIPLRKKETAVRLQGIRGMSKTKARAELERE